Below is a window of Trichosurus vulpecula isolate mTriVul1 chromosome 4, mTriVul1.pri, whole genome shotgun sequence DNA.
GAGCAGTGTGAATGTTGCTGGTGTGTCTCTGAAGAATCTTTATCCTACTTTGGGAGTTGATGTTGATTCAGAGAATTGGAAAGATATGGTGATCAAGCTGAAGGGCTGCACTTCCTGGGCCATTGGCTTGTCTGTGGCAGATCTGGCAGAAAGCATTATGAAGAATCATAGAAGAGTTCATCCAATTTCCACCATGATTAACGGCCTGTATAGCATTAATGAGGATGTCTTCCTATGTGTCTTGGGGTGGAATGGCATTTCAGATGTGGTGAAGGTAAACCTGAATCTGGAAGAGGAGAGCCATTTAAAAAAGAGCACAGATACTCTTTGGGGAATCTAGAAGGAGCTACAATTTTAAAGCCTTTTTATATGCTGCCATTTTACTATGAAGAGAACATGACAGTGGCTAAGGGGTTATGTATGGTTCAAGTaggtcaaatccttcctctgattagTGATTGAACACCAGAAATGTGAAACCTGTGAACACTCCCTAGTCTCTTCCTTAAGTTAGAAATGGGGAATAGTACAGTGTGACCGCTATTTGTTAAACCCTATTGTTTTTTGCATATGCTGCTGGATATGATTCATACAGTCTCAGTAGTTGTGTCAAGCAGACACAACCTGTGTCACAGGTACATAAACTACCTGGCTTGTATGTAGGTGCTACAGGTTTCCCTAAGTCCAGAAGACAACATTCCTGGTTACAAAACACCACACAATAGTAAtacttttttgatgtattgattacCTTTGTGCTCCCCTCCATTGGGGCTCCACAGCATGCACGTATCGCCTTTCCAGAGGATCTGGTTTTGTCTGCCTATACATCTATCAGTAGTTGTAAAAGATCTGTATATGTACAACAATGCAACCAATTCCTTAAGTGTCATACTCACCCTAAATACtgaataaacaacaaataattgattaaaaaaattaattaaagatGAACAATTCTAAGGAATGGGGTTGATCAGAAGACAAATCACAGAAATGATCAGTAATTTCACTGAAGATAATgacaatgagacagcataccaaaattttGGGGAAGCAACCAAAGCATTCATTAATGGAAAATGTATATCTAAACACTTATCAGTAAGAGAGAATATGCAGATCagtgatttgggcatacaactaaaaaaaactagcaaggcaatgaattttaaaataccaattagataccaaaatagaaatcctgaagaAATTAacaatattgaaaagaaaaaaaattgaattaataaataaaactgggagctacattttttgggggaaaaagctACTAGGGtaaaccattagctaatttgcttcttttttttcaaaagaaagaaaacaaaattgtcaGTATCAAATATGAAAAAGGGGAATTCACtgccaatgaaaaagaaatgaaattattaggaactattttgcccaattatatgccaataaaagtGATACCCTAAATGAAATAGAACATTTACAGAAACATAAAATACTCATATtaaaagaacaggaaatagaGGACTTAACCCAAACttagggggaaaaaattgaataaactGTACATGAACTGCCAAAAGAAAAAGCCCAGGACTAGgctaatttaaaaacaaatccaaagaaatattttagaacagttaattccaatactacataaactgtttttaaaaataggaaaataaggaGTCCAATCAAGATTCCTTCCATGATACAAATTTAGTCTTGATATATAAACTATGGTgattcaaaacagaaaaaaaaatgtacactaATATTCCTAATGACTATCAAcgtaaaatttcaaaatattagcaaggaggcTACAGGGACATCTCATAAAAATTATATGCTAcgatgtattggtaattaaggtgggactttttttttactgttttagaatgctaaattaattgtttttgattgagtctaactaggAGCCAAACCCCAGGCCCACGCCTTTTTACTAATTAGGTAtgaagccccaggctggttagcaaactactttgctagtttgagagaggcaggaagcccccaggaccctaaggggagttgctaagaccagagccagtgttATGCACATAAGTTCTGGTTgatcagatgacattctagtcaattggatgatgtctaaggactgtaataaaaagagacaacagagttgtttgtttgaggctctcactcctggaggagtgttgatgtggagactctgggcagctgctctaagaacCTCCCGGctcgtcaacccagatgttgatgctttcctggtaactatgaattgtgatttggtctgtttatattgtgtatgtttgtaacttgtttgtatttcctctgaagttcaggttgctggcttttcctcctgaactaagtgaatgatatatgtatgttggattacagtaagattgttaacctcttaacattgctttccttagtaaagcagatcacattgttttttatc
It encodes the following:
- the LOC118846004 gene encoding L-lactate dehydrogenase A chain-like, yielding MKDLADELALVYGIEDKLKGEMMDLQHGSLFLKTPKIVSGKDYMDILTYVAWKLSGFPKYCVIGSGCSPDSTHFCYLMGERLGVHYSSCHGWVLGDHGDSSVPVRSSVNVAGVSLKNLYPTLGVDVDSENWKDMVIKLKGCTSWAIGLSVADLAESIMKNHRRVHPISTMINGLYSINEDVFLCVLGWNGISDVVKVNLNLEEESHLKKSTDTLWGI